TGACGGTTGGAGAGAGGCGGGGCTTTGGTGACGGGCGGAGAGAGACGGGGCAGTGGGGCTTTGGTGACGGTTGGAGAGAGGCGGGGCTTTGGTGACGGGCGGAGGGAGACAGGGCAGTGGGGCTTTGGTGGCGGGTGGAGAGAGGCGGGGGGGGGTTTATATGCTCTGTAAGAAGGTCTAGTGCTCTTGTCTAATTTCTGTTGCACTTGTTTGCAGACCAATCATCTTGACGGTGGCAAAGTGCTGGGACCCATCCCCCCAGGGTTACTTCACCCTTCCCCGCAGTGAGTGTGATTTAATTGCTTCCTTTTTCCCTTCAGCCAGTCAGTGTCTCTGCTATTCATAGTGCAGGCAGTGTTCATTGTGTTATATGGTTCCTCTTCAGTCATCTTATTGACATATAATTATTGTCTTTGCCTGTAGATGAACCCATCCAGCCCATTGATCCAGCTGCCTGGGTGTCTCATTCTGCCGCAATGAGCGGATCATTCCCAGTGTACCCTGGGAGCACATCAATGAGTAGCATGACATCGAGCACCTCCGTGACAGAGACAGAGCGTGAGTTGGAGGTTGGGGAGCTGGCAGTCTGCTTAGTACTTAGCCATCACTATCTTCTGCTTGGTTATAACTTGTATATGAGAGGTCACTTTATGGGTCGTCTCTTCTCCTTGCAGTCTCGCATGCACTCCCTCCAgtgtctctcttcagtctctCCGTGCATACTGATTTGGCTTCTGTAGTAAAGGTCATGGCCTCTCCAGAATCCGGCCTGGAAGTGCGGGATCGTATGTGGCTGAAGATCACCATTCCCAACGCCTTCCTTGGTGAGATTCTATCACTTCTCTATTTGTTGGATATAAACTTGTAGCTGCTCTTGTTAATGAAAGTGAACATGCAGCAACTGCTACGATGGTATTTTccccatatacagtatgtatgtattttgccCCTTTAGGCTCTGATGTGGTAGATTGGCTATATCACCACGTTGAGGGATTCCAGGACCGGCGAGAGGCTCGCAAATTTGCCAGTAATTTGCTGAAAGCGGGATTCATCCGTCACACTGTAAACAAGATCACGTTTTCTGAGCAGTGTTACTACATCTTCGGGGACCTTACCGGCTGTGAGAATTGTAAGTGTTGGATTCAGCTGGTAACTATCTGTCATCTCCCCACTGACCATAGAATATAAATGGATATAATATGTCCCTTGCAGATATGGCCAATCTCTCTCTGAATGATAATGATGGATCGAGTGGTGCCTCTGATCAGGATACACTGGCTCCTCTCCCTCTACCTGGAGCATCACCATGGCCTCTACTCCCTACCTTCTCCTATCAGTATCCAGCCCCTCATCCATACAGTGCTCAGCCGCCTGCCTACCATGAGCTTTCATCTTACAGCTATGGTCTGGGGACTGCGGGAAGCCAGCACAGTGAAGGTGAGTGTGGTGAAGACCCAGGTGTTTGTAACATAATGGTACTAAATAGTCAGTAGTATCCCAGAGTCAGGAGACCACCTGTAACTCCCTCCTCTCTTTTTGTCCCCCCACAGGGAGCAGGAGCAGTGGGTCTACGCGTAGCGATGGTGGTcgtggggtacagaaagaagataGATCTGCAGGTGGTGGAGGAGACTCTAAATCTGGATCTGGTAGCGAGTCTGAATACTCAACTCGTAGTGGCCTGAGGAGAAGCGGGGAAGCCGGTCCTCCCAGCGAGCGCTCTACGTCGTCTCGTACTCACCACCACGCTCCCTCTATTCACTCATACCCTACTCCAGGTGTCCCTTTGTCCTATAACCCCATGATGCTTATGATGATGCCACCACCTCCCCTTCCTCCACCTTCTTCCTGCCCTCCTTCTTCTGTCCCGCCTGGAGCACCTCCCCTTGTTCGTGACCTTGCCTCTGTTCCTCCAGAGCTGACTGCTAGCCGCCAGTCCTTCCACATGGCCATGGGTAACCCCAGCGAGTTCTTTGTCGATGTCATGTGACACTAATATGGAATCCTTTTAATCCCATGCGGTTGGTTCCTCCTTCCTTGGTTCTGTCATTAACACACCTCTTACTAGAGCAGAGACTGCTGGGTTTAGAGTGGAAGTTTTAGGGTGTCTGGCATCCTACATTTCTAGTATTGTATGGTTTTGGCCAAGATAAGGGTGATTAATGACCAAAATGATACCCTAATGTGGGGTTGCTGGCTGTTCTGATGGTGGTAGGAGATGACATCTCTGGGTATGGTCTTCTGATCACTGTGGAATGTATGACTGGTCATCCACTACATTAGGATACCATATACGATGCTGGGGTGGGTGGGGGCATTAACCTTGGTACGTGAGGGCAAGAGAAGATACAGATGGTCCTTTATATTTAGACTCCAACAAACTTGGATGTTCTCTGCCTCAGATTGAAGACACTAATTGTAGCGACTTACCTTCTGTACACGCACATGTATGTACTCTAGAACAGACGGTACTTGCGCCCACTTTGGTGCAGTTATTATgaagtattgttttgtttttttttaatgtttctccaTTTTAGCAGTGTTTTATCTATGCCTCTGGGGGCATTTGTAATCTGTATGGGGACAGTAATAAGATCATGGAAAGTCCCTGCCCTCCTGAGGGGAACTGTACGACATGTCTTTATATTGCTTATGTTACTGATTATTTTATAACTATATCTAATGCTGTGGCTGTGAAACTGATCTATGCTTCCACCCTGTGGGAAAGAGACTCTGCCAGTGCCTTACAGGTCATGGAAGACGTGTGGCCTCAGGCCTCCAGCCCAGGGGAGTAAGTGCCTCAATTACTtgctttttattgtatttattactttttttttagtgtataaactcaaccataaaataaaaaaagtgttttataaaaAGGATGTGGATAACTAATGTGGTACCTCTATCTGACTGGGCCTAGCAGCTTACACAGGGCTGCTGTTATCAGGACTGTATGGTCTGTGGTCTGAGAACCTTATTGTAGCACTGAGTATTTCAGGAGACGTGTGCTGGTtacctgtccacttgtgtgatcAGCAGTCACAGACCTGGATAGTATAAAGCAGGGTCCTCTATCAGCACAGTATTTCAgcggatgatggtgatgatttaaTGGGATGTGGTGGCCACTTGTGTGACAGTGAGGAAGGGGCATGGAGGTAGTGGGAA
This Mixophyes fleayi isolate aMixFle1 unplaced genomic scaffold, aMixFle1.hap1 Scaffold_376, whole genome shotgun sequence DNA region includes the following protein-coding sequences:
- the LOC142133266 gene encoding segment polarity protein dishevelled homolog DVL-2, with product MSGSFPVYPGSTSMSSMTSSTSVTETELSHALPPVSLFSLSVHTDLASVVKVMASPESGLEVRDRMWLKITIPNAFLGSDVVDWLYHHVEGFQDRREARKFASNLLKAGFIRHTVNKITFSEQCYYIFGDLTGCENYMANLSLNDNDGSSGASDQDTLAPLPLPGASPWPLLPTFSYQYPAPHPYSAQPPAYHELSSYSYGLGTAGSQHSEGSRSSGSTRSDGGRGVQKEDRSAGGGGDSKSGSGSESEYSTRSGLRRSGEAGPPSERSTSSRTHHHAPSIHSYPTPGVPLSYNPMMLMMMPPPPLPPPSSCPPSSVPPGAPPLVRDLASVPPELTASRQSFHMAMGNPSEFFVDVM